The Christiangramia flava JLT2011 genome has a segment encoding these proteins:
- the prfA gene encoding peptide chain release factor 1: protein MLEKLNIVKQRFDEVNDLIIQPDVIADQKRYIELNKEYKDLKALMDEREKYVALTQNISEAEEIIQDGSDAEMTEMAKMQLEEAKEQLPELEEKIRMMLIPKDPEDAKNVVMEIRAGTGGDEASIFAGDLYRMYTKYVESKGWKHNIVDFSEGTSGGFKEMIFEVSGEEVYGTMKFEAGVHRVQRVPQTETQGRVHTSAATVMVLPEAEEFDVEIDPKDVRIDYFCSSGPGGQSVNTTYSAVRLTHEPTGLVAQCQDQKSQHKNKEKAFRVLRSRLYEMELAKKQEADAAKRNSMVSSGDRSAKIRTYNYPQGRVTDHRINLTLYDLSNIINGDVQKIIDELQLAENTEKLKENSDIL, encoded by the coding sequence ATGTTAGAGAAACTGAATATCGTAAAGCAGCGGTTTGATGAGGTGAACGATTTGATCATACAGCCGGATGTAATTGCCGATCAGAAGCGATATATCGAATTAAATAAAGAATACAAAGACCTGAAGGCGCTCATGGACGAGCGCGAAAAATACGTAGCACTTACCCAGAACATTTCCGAAGCAGAAGAGATCATTCAAGACGGGAGCGATGCTGAAATGACCGAAATGGCCAAAATGCAACTCGAAGAGGCGAAAGAGCAACTTCCCGAACTGGAAGAGAAGATCAGGATGATGCTGATCCCGAAAGATCCGGAAGACGCCAAGAACGTGGTGATGGAAATTCGTGCCGGTACCGGTGGGGATGAAGCCAGTATTTTCGCGGGAGACCTGTACCGAATGTATACGAAATATGTGGAAAGCAAAGGCTGGAAGCATAATATTGTGGATTTTAGCGAAGGTACCAGTGGCGGGTTTAAAGAAATGATTTTTGAAGTTTCTGGTGAAGAAGTCTACGGAACCATGAAATTTGAAGCCGGTGTACACCGTGTGCAGCGTGTTCCTCAAACTGAAACCCAGGGACGAGTGCATACTTCCGCAGCAACGGTAATGGTACTTCCAGAAGCCGAAGAATTTGATGTGGAGATCGACCCGAAAGATGTGCGAATTGATTATTTCTGTTCTTCGGGACCAGGAGGACAGTCGGTAAACACCACGTATTCCGCAGTTCGACTAACACACGAGCCAACCGGACTGGTTGCGCAGTGCCAGGACCAGAAATCACAGCACAAGAACAAAGAAAAGGCCTTCCGGGTACTTCGTAGCCGTTTATATGAAATGGAACTGGCGAAGAAACAGGAAGCCGATGCGGCCAAGAGAAATTCCATGGTTTCCAGCGGGGACCGTAGTGCGAAGATCCGAACCTACAACTACCCGCAGGGGCGTGTGACCGATCACCGTATCAACCTGACGCTTTACGACCTTTCCAACATCATCAATGGTGATGTTCAGAAGATTATCGACGAATTGCAATTAGCGGAAAATACGGAAAAACTGAAAGAAAATTCAGATATTCTATAA
- the pyrF gene encoding orotidine-5'-phosphate decarboxylase — MTAAELTEQIFKKKSFLCVGLDTDLEKIPTYLLSEKDPVFSFNKAIIDATHQYCVAYKPNLAFYEAIGVDGFKALKKTIEYLHSEYPEIYTIADAKRGDIGNTSRMYAKAYLEDLGFDSITVAPYMGRDSVEPFLEFTNKHTILLALTSNQGAFDFQTKNLENEELYKEVIKTSLTYKNAENLMYVVGATKAEFLQEIRKIVPESFLLVPGVGAQGGSLEEVCQYGITKNVGLLVNSSRKIIYASDSSNFAEIAAARAESLQVQMADELTKLSS, encoded by the coding sequence ATGACAGCAGCCGAGCTGACCGAACAGATCTTTAAGAAAAAGTCTTTTTTATGTGTGGGATTGGATACCGATCTGGAAAAGATCCCAACGTATTTGCTTTCCGAAAAAGATCCTGTCTTCAGCTTTAATAAGGCGATCATAGATGCGACGCACCAGTATTGTGTGGCGTACAAACCTAATTTGGCTTTTTACGAGGCGATAGGGGTAGACGGTTTCAAAGCTTTGAAAAAGACCATCGAATACCTGCATTCTGAGTATCCTGAAATTTATACCATCGCAGATGCCAAGCGCGGTGATATAGGCAACACTTCCCGGATGTATGCCAAGGCGTACCTGGAAGACCTTGGATTCGATTCTATTACCGTAGCCCCTTATATGGGCAGGGATTCAGTAGAGCCTTTCCTGGAGTTTACCAATAAACATACGATTCTTCTGGCACTGACTTCCAATCAAGGGGCTTTTGATTTCCAAACGAAAAACCTCGAAAACGAAGAGCTTTATAAAGAAGTGATCAAGACTTCACTCACTTACAAGAATGCAGAAAACCTGATGTATGTGGTTGGAGCAACCAAGGCCGAATTTCTTCAGGAGATTCGGAAGATCGTTCCGGAGAGCTTTTTACTGGTACCTGGCGTGGGAGCACAGGGCGGAAGCCTGGAGGAGGTTTGTCAATACGGAATAACAAAAAATGTAGGGCTACTTGTAAACTCTTCCAGAAAAATCATTTACGCATCAGATTCTTCAAATTTTGCTGAAATTGCTGCCGCTCGTGCCGAATCCTTGCAGGTACAAATGGCAGATGAGCTCACAAAACTGTCATCCTGA
- a CDS encoding ABC transporter substrate-binding protein, with amino-acid sequence MLFRDHIGREFQLEHIPQRIISLVPSQTELLCDLGLESSLVGITRFCVHPAHLRKGKQRVGGTKRISLKKVKELQPDIILCNKEENTPEMVAELEQIAPVHVSDISGIPETLQLIRDYGKIFNVVSEAQNLIRKLSRELQEFENFVADRPYKQVLYFIWKEPYMVAGNDTFINKMLQLNHLENVVGQNRYPELSLAEIEQMDPELMLLSSEPYPFTEKDMEEFERFSGKVVVVDGEAFSWYGSRLLKSLDYFKELKL; translated from the coding sequence ATGCTTTTCCGGGATCATATTGGCCGGGAATTTCAGCTTGAACATATACCCCAACGAATCATTTCCTTGGTGCCCAGCCAGACCGAGCTTCTCTGCGACCTCGGGCTTGAATCTTCTCTCGTGGGAATCACTCGCTTTTGTGTGCATCCCGCACATCTTCGGAAGGGAAAGCAGCGCGTGGGTGGAACCAAAAGAATAAGTCTAAAGAAGGTGAAAGAACTCCAGCCAGATATTATACTTTGTAATAAGGAGGAAAATACGCCTGAAATGGTCGCGGAATTGGAGCAGATTGCCCCGGTTCATGTGAGTGATATTTCCGGTATTCCAGAAACTTTGCAGCTTATTCGCGATTATGGGAAAATCTTTAATGTGGTTTCTGAGGCTCAGAACCTGATCCGGAAATTATCCAGGGAATTACAGGAATTTGAAAATTTTGTAGCAGATCGACCATACAAGCAGGTACTTTATTTCATTTGGAAAGAGCCCTACATGGTGGCTGGGAATGATACGTTTATCAATAAAATGCTCCAGCTGAATCACCTGGAAAATGTGGTGGGGCAAAATCGCTACCCGGAATTAAGTTTAGCTGAAATAGAGCAAATGGATCCAGAACTGATGTTACTTTCTTCAGAACCTTATCCTTTTACTGAAAAAGACATGGAGGAATTTGAAAGATTTTCGGGAAAGGTCGTGGTGGTAGATGGGGAAGCTTTCAGTTGGTATGGATCAAGATTATTAAAAAGTCTCGATTATTTTAAAGAGTTGAAGCTCTAA
- a CDS encoding Lacal_2735 family protein encodes MFRIFESKTKEERLCDKYSQLMQRSYKLALIDKERSDQLNDRARKILAELRRMNCEFIDN; translated from the coding sequence ATGTTTAGAATTTTTGAAAGCAAAACGAAAGAAGAACGCCTATGCGATAAATACTCGCAATTAATGCAGCGGTCTTATAAATTGGCATTAATCGATAAAGAACGAAGTGACCAATTAAATGATCGTGCGCGAAAAATCCTGGCTGAACTTCGCAGAATGAACTGTGAATTTATTGATAATTAG
- a CDS encoding DUF4197 domain-containing protein, translating to MKKIIVLASLLIFSSCAELQQIAEQSGYGVTNAEISSGLKQALEFGIDKEVTKLAEENGFFRNELVRIGLPPELQKVDKTLRDVGLDALADEGLKVLNRAAEDAVSEAIPVFTSAVTQMTITDARNILLGADDAATQYLQTKTTAELYTRFNPIIANSLEKVGATKVWANIIQRYNAIPLTSKVNPDLPDYVTNEALDGVFIMIAQEEKDIRNTVAARTTSLLKRVFALQD from the coding sequence ATGAAAAAGATCATTGTCCTTGCCAGTTTATTGATATTTAGTTCCTGTGCTGAGTTGCAGCAAATCGCCGAACAAAGCGGTTATGGTGTCACCAATGCTGAAATTAGCTCAGGTCTCAAACAGGCTCTCGAATTTGGGATCGATAAAGAAGTGACCAAACTCGCGGAAGAAAATGGCTTTTTCAGAAATGAGCTCGTGAGAATAGGCTTACCCCCAGAATTGCAAAAAGTAGATAAAACGCTTCGGGATGTAGGCCTGGACGCCCTGGCAGATGAAGGCTTAAAAGTCTTGAATCGCGCTGCAGAAGATGCTGTTTCCGAGGCTATTCCCGTATTTACCTCGGCCGTAACACAAATGACCATTACCGATGCCAGGAATATTCTTTTGGGAGCCGATGATGCTGCCACACAATATTTACAAACTAAAACCACTGCCGAATTATATACGAGATTTAATCCCATTATTGCCAACTCCCTTGAAAAAGTCGGCGCCACGAAAGTCTGGGCAAATATCATTCAACGCTATAATGCGATCCCGCTAACTTCTAAAGTTAACCCAGATCTGCCAGATTATGTAACTAATGAAGCTCTTGACGGTGTTTTTATCATGATCGCTCAGGAGGAAAAAGACATCAGGAATACGGTTGCAGCCCGTACCACCAGCCTTCTGAAACGCGTTTTTGCGCTTCAGGACTGA
- a CDS encoding methylmalonyl-CoA mutase family protein, which yields MEQQSPYKPKNKIRIVTAASLFDGHDAAINIMRRIIQATGVEVIHLGHDRSVEEVVNCAIQEDAHAIAMTSYQGGHIEYFKYMYDLLQEKGARNIKIFGGGGGVILPEEIKELMDYGITRIYAPDDGREMGLQGMINDMIEQVDHEIPSMEDTSKVDDNLKSKNVNTISRLISLAENKHDEFKKIFLQKDFDTKKTPVLGITGTGGSGKSSLVDELVRRFLADFPEKHIGIVSVDPSKKKTGGALLGDRIRMNSINHPRVYMRSLATRQANLALSKYVAEAVDVLKAAEYDLIILETSGIGQSDTEIMDHSDVSLYVMTPEFGAATQLEKIDMLDFADIVAINKFDKRGAQDALRDVKKQYQRNHQLWHEDAEKLPVFGTIASQFNDPGMNTLYRQIMDKVKEKTESSLDSTFEISAEMSEKIFVIPPKRTRYLSEISENNRGYDEKAKTQTEVAQKLYGIYKTIESVAGIKTTFGKDQTKYLDKNGLLQDEIKEYSSADQHDFLKLLFAEFDRAKMDLDPYNWEMIMSWEEKVNKYSEPIYSFKVRDKEIKIETHTESLSHTQIPKVALPKYKAWGDILAWCLQENVPGEFPYTAGLYPFKRTGEDPTRMFAGEGGPERTNRRFHYVSKGLPAKRLSTAFDSVTLYGHDPDYRPDIYGKIGNSGVSICCLDDAKKLYSGFDLANAMTSVSMTINGPAPMLLGFFMNAAIDQNCEKYIKENGLEDEVEAKLKELYDDQDIDRPKYNGELPEGNDGLGLMLLGVTGDQILPNDVYERIKAETISVVRGTVQADILKEDQAQNTCIFSTEFALRLMGDVQEYFIEEKVRNFYSVSISGYHIAEAGANPITQLAFTLANGFTYVEYYLSRGMDINKFGPNLSFFFSNGVDPEYAVIGRVARRIWSKALKHKYGANPRAQMLKYHIQTSGRSLHAQEIDFNDIRTTLQALYAIYDNCNSLHTNAYDEAITTPTEASVRRAMAIQLIINKELGLAKNENPIQGSFIIEELTDLVEEAVLTEFDRITERGGVLGAMETMYQRGKIQEESLYYETLKHNGDYPIIGVNTFLSSEGSPTVTPGEVIRATKDEKEHQIKTLETLHKAKESKADAALNEIKSAAVYNENLFEVLMNATKVCSLGQITTALFEVGGQYRRNM from the coding sequence ATGGAACAACAAAGTCCCTATAAACCTAAAAATAAAATAAGAATTGTAACCGCGGCTTCTCTTTTTGATGGTCACGATGCGGCGATCAACATCATGCGCCGGATCATCCAGGCTACCGGAGTGGAAGTGATCCATCTTGGTCATGACCGTAGCGTGGAAGAAGTGGTTAATTGCGCCATTCAGGAAGATGCGCATGCTATTGCGATGACCTCTTACCAGGGTGGACATATTGAATATTTTAAATATATGTATGATCTGCTTCAGGAAAAAGGAGCAAGAAATATCAAAATCTTTGGTGGAGGAGGCGGAGTGATCCTTCCGGAAGAGATCAAGGAATTGATGGATTATGGGATCACCAGAATCTACGCTCCGGATGACGGTCGTGAAATGGGACTGCAGGGAATGATCAATGACATGATCGAGCAGGTTGATCATGAAATTCCGTCCATGGAAGATACATCTAAGGTAGATGATAACCTCAAATCGAAAAATGTCAACACCATCTCGCGTCTTATTTCTTTAGCTGAAAATAAGCATGATGAGTTCAAGAAGATCTTCCTTCAAAAGGATTTTGATACCAAGAAAACTCCGGTTCTGGGAATTACCGGTACCGGCGGCTCTGGAAAATCCAGTTTGGTTGACGAACTGGTACGTCGGTTTTTAGCCGATTTTCCCGAAAAACATATCGGTATCGTTTCCGTAGATCCATCAAAAAAGAAAACCGGTGGAGCGCTGCTTGGTGACAGGATCAGGATGAATAGCATCAATCACCCGCGTGTTTATATGCGCTCCTTAGCGACACGTCAGGCCAACCTGGCGCTTTCCAAATATGTTGCTGAAGCGGTTGATGTTTTAAAAGCTGCGGAATATGACCTGATCATTCTGGAAACTTCTGGAATTGGTCAGAGCGATACAGAAATTATGGATCATTCAGATGTTTCGCTATACGTGATGACACCGGAGTTCGGTGCGGCAACACAGTTGGAAAAGATCGATATGCTTGATTTTGCCGATATCGTAGCCATTAATAAATTTGATAAAAGAGGGGCGCAGGACGCGCTCCGTGATGTGAAAAAGCAATACCAGCGTAATCACCAGTTATGGCATGAAGATGCTGAAAAACTTCCAGTTTTTGGAACCATTGCATCTCAATTCAATGATCCGGGAATGAACACACTTTATCGCCAGATCATGGATAAGGTAAAGGAAAAAACGGAAAGTTCCCTTGATTCTACTTTCGAGATTTCTGCGGAAATGAGCGAAAAGATCTTTGTAATTCCGCCGAAACGTACCCGTTATCTTTCAGAAATTTCGGAGAATAACAGGGGATATGATGAAAAAGCAAAGACTCAGACAGAAGTTGCTCAGAAATTATATGGAATCTATAAAACGATCGAATCGGTTGCCGGGATCAAAACTACTTTCGGTAAAGATCAGACAAAGTATTTAGATAAGAATGGGCTGCTTCAGGATGAAATAAAAGAATATTCAAGTGCCGATCAGCATGATTTTTTAAAATTGCTTTTTGCAGAATTTGACCGTGCGAAGATGGATCTCGACCCATATAACTGGGAAATGATCATGAGCTGGGAAGAAAAAGTGAATAAGTATTCCGAGCCGATCTATAGTTTCAAAGTGCGTGATAAGGAAATCAAAATTGAAACGCATACCGAGTCACTTTCTCACACACAAATTCCGAAGGTTGCTTTACCAAAATATAAGGCCTGGGGAGATATTCTTGCCTGGTGCTTACAGGAAAATGTGCCGGGAGAATTCCCATATACTGCCGGGTTGTATCCATTCAAAAGAACCGGAGAAGATCCAACGAGGATGTTTGCGGGTGAAGGTGGACCGGAAAGGACGAATCGTCGTTTTCATTACGTAAGTAAAGGCTTGCCGGCGAAGAGACTTTCCACAGCATTCGATTCGGTGACACTTTATGGTCATGATCCAGATTATCGTCCTGATATCTATGGGAAAATTGGTAATTCCGGAGTTTCCATTTGCTGTCTGGATGATGCGAAAAAATTGTATTCAGGTTTTGATCTTGCGAATGCCATGACTTCGGTTAGTATGACCATCAACGGTCCTGCACCAATGTTGCTTGGTTTCTTTATGAACGCGGCGATCGATCAGAATTGCGAGAAATATATCAAGGAAAACGGTCTGGAAGATGAGGTGGAAGCCAAACTGAAAGAACTATATGATGATCAGGATATAGACAGACCTAAATATAACGGGGAGCTTCCGGAAGGAAATGATGGTCTTGGCCTCATGCTGCTTGGAGTTACCGGTGATCAGATCTTGCCAAATGATGTTTATGAAAGAATCAAAGCGGAAACCATCAGCGTGGTTCGCGGTACTGTGCAGGCTGATATTCTGAAGGAAGACCAGGCACAAAATACCTGTATTTTTTCTACTGAATTTGCCTTAAGACTCATGGGTGATGTGCAGGAATATTTCATCGAGGAAAAGGTCAGAAACTTTTATTCGGTTTCAATATCCGGATATCATATTGCTGAAGCTGGAGCAAATCCAATTACTCAGTTGGCATTCACGCTTGCCAATGGTTTTACTTACGTGGAATATTACCTGAGCCGTGGAATGGATATCAATAAGTTCGGTCCAAACCTTTCTTTCTTCTTCTCAAATGGAGTCGACCCGGAGTATGCGGTGATTGGCCGTGTAGCGAGAAGGATCTGGTCCAAGGCTTTAAAACATAAATATGGTGCGAATCCCAGGGCTCAAATGCTGAAATATCATATTCAGACGTCCGGTCGTTCGTTGCACGCCCAGGAGATTGACTTCAATGATATCAGAACGACACTTCAGGCACTGTATGCGATTTATGATAACTGTAATTCTCTTCATACAAACGCTTATGACGAGGCGATCACAACGCCTACCGAAGCTTCTGTGAGAAGAGCCATGGCAATTCAGTTGATCATCAACAAAGAGCTAGGTCTGGCGAAAAATGAAAATCCTATCCAGGGTTCATTTATTATCGAAGAGCTGACCGATCTTGTGGAGGAAGCAGTACTTACCGAATTTGATAGAATCACTGAAAGAGGTGGAGTTCTTGGTGCCATGGAAACGATGTACCAGCGTGGAAAGATCCAGGAGGAAAGCCTGTATTATGAAACTTTGAAGCATAATGGTGATTATCCGATCATTGGGGTAAACACGTTCCTTTCTTCGGAAGGTTCACCAACGGTAACTCCAGGAGAAGTTATTCGTGCGACCAAAGATGAGAAGGAGCACCAGATCAAAACTTTGGAGACTTTGCATAAAGCGAAGGAATCAAAAGCAGATGCAGCCTTGAACGAGATCAAATCGGCAGCTGTGTATAATGAGAATTTATTTGAAGTTTTGATGAACGCTACGAAAGTCTGTTCCTTAGGACAGATCACCACCGCTTTATTCGAAGTTGGTGGTCAGTATCGAAGAAATATGTAA
- a CDS encoding Lrp/AsnC family transcriptional regulator: MDQINWGILQELQKNARIPFAEIGRKVGLTSPAVAERVKKMEDTGIINGYYTSINHQKTGYHLKAIITLRAFTGRLKAFLETVKTFEEIKNCYRITGNENIIMEVVLHDQEHLEKLIDRLITYGETRTHIVLSEVIKNSPVKKRIVY; the protein is encoded by the coding sequence ATGGACCAGATCAATTGGGGTATTTTACAGGAATTACAGAAGAATGCGCGTATTCCATTTGCTGAAATTGGTCGAAAAGTAGGCCTCACTTCTCCTGCCGTAGCCGAACGGGTGAAAAAGATGGAAGATACAGGGATTATCAATGGCTATTACACCAGCATCAATCATCAAAAAACCGGTTATCATTTAAAGGCCATTATTACGCTTCGAGCATTTACAGGGAGACTGAAGGCGTTTCTGGAAACGGTAAAAACTTTTGAAGAGATCAAAAATTGTTATCGTATTACCGGGAACGAAAATATTATCATGGAAGTCGTACTTCATGACCAGGAACATCTCGAAAAATTGATCGACCGCTTAATTACTTATGGCGAAACACGTACGCATATTGTTCTTTCTGAAGTTATTAAGAATTCACCGGTCAAAAAACGAATAGTCTATTAG
- a CDS encoding DUF1328 domain-containing protein: MKRKSLLFLALAVITGLVGFTGLSFSGIEVIRVMFLIFADLLIVSLFAKLFFPEKPKVAYQPVERD; this comes from the coding sequence ATGAAAAGGAAGTCATTACTATTTTTAGCTCTTGCAGTGATTACAGGATTGGTGGGATTCACGGGATTATCTTTTTCCGGGATCGAAGTGATTAGAGTGATGTTTTTGATTTTCGCCGACTTACTGATAGTTTCTCTCTTTGCGAAACTATTTTTTCCTGAGAAACCAAAAGTTGCCTATCAGCCGGTTGAAAGAGACTAA
- a CDS encoding MFS transporter, translating to MQKFFRSYLDSFGGLRKEVWLLSLITLINRAGTMVIPFLSLYLTKSQGFSLDQVGWILTFFGLGSVTGSWLGGKLTDKFGHYRTMAGSLIVSSLLFVLLQFPVTFWGFAIGIYLVMAVADVFRPAVFVAISAYSKPENRTRSVTLIRLAINLGFSAGPAIGGLIIATTGYSGLFWVDGLTCLMAGILLLILLHPKRALEEAQDLVISAASAFKDKLYLVFIAAMIMFGFIFLQYFSTMPLFYANYHQLNEFEIGLLLGLNGLTIFLLEMPLIKYMESRKHSVISYINLGMLLTGFSFLVINLTDWVGVLIVGMLLVTIGEMIAFPFSNRFALDRSDGKKRGSYMALYSIAFSVSHIFSHNSGMHLVGSIGFQWTWYIMLALAILGVLLLIILKKLLQQEGSSAL from the coding sequence ATGCAAAAATTTTTCAGATCATACCTGGATTCATTCGGCGGTTTACGAAAGGAAGTCTGGCTACTAAGCCTCATCACCCTGATCAACCGTGCCGGTACGATGGTGATCCCGTTCCTTTCGCTATACCTAACCAAAAGTCAGGGTTTCAGCCTGGACCAGGTAGGATGGATCCTCACATTTTTTGGACTTGGCTCCGTGACCGGCTCCTGGCTGGGCGGGAAATTAACCGATAAGTTTGGCCATTATCGCACGATGGCCGGCAGTCTTATCGTTTCTTCGCTTCTGTTCGTATTATTACAGTTTCCGGTAACATTCTGGGGATTTGCGATTGGCATCTACCTGGTCATGGCAGTAGCCGACGTTTTCAGGCCGGCGGTTTTCGTGGCGATCAGTGCCTATAGCAAACCGGAAAACCGAACCCGCTCCGTTACCCTCATCAGGCTGGCGATCAATCTTGGTTTTTCAGCTGGTCCGGCAATTGGAGGGCTGATCATTGCAACTACCGGGTATTCCGGGTTGTTCTGGGTAGATGGCCTCACCTGCCTGATGGCAGGTATTCTGCTGCTTATCCTCCTGCATCCTAAACGAGCCCTGGAAGAAGCACAGGATTTGGTTATTTCCGCAGCAAGCGCCTTCAAAGACAAATTATACCTGGTTTTTATTGCCGCCATGATCATGTTCGGGTTCATTTTCCTGCAATACTTTTCAACAATGCCCTTATTTTACGCCAATTACCATCAGCTAAATGAATTTGAAATTGGCTTGTTACTGGGATTAAACGGACTCACCATTTTCCTCTTGGAGATGCCGCTCATCAAGTACATGGAATCCCGAAAACATTCGGTTATCTCCTATATAAACCTAGGAATGTTGCTAACGGGTTTCAGTTTCCTGGTGATCAATTTAACCGATTGGGTTGGGGTTCTCATCGTAGGAATGTTACTGGTAACCATTGGGGAAATGATCGCATTTCCGTTTTCTAACCGGTTTGCCCTGGACCGTTCAGACGGAAAAAAACGCGGTTCCTACATGGCCCTTTATAGCATTGCATTTTCCGTGAGTCATATTTTCAGTCACAACTCCGGAATGCACCTGGTGGGAAGCATTGGTTTTCAATGGACGTGGTATATCATGCTGGCGCTGGCCATCCTGGGAGTACTACTATTGATCATTCTGAAAAAATTACTTCAACAGGAAGGATCTAGTGCTCTATAG
- a CDS encoding DUF1684 domain-containing protein has translation MFKRFHFVTIVFSFVSIFAVQAQNEGKPISSEEFQKELNEGYANPETSPLDKEDLKDFKELEFYEIDPDYVVQASFVRTPMESPFTMKTSTDREPVYVKYGEVYFTLKGKEYQLNVYQGLELQKDPDYYDYLFLPFTDLTNGRTTYGNGRYLDLRIPESDSIELDFNKAYNPYCAYSSKYSCPIPPAENDLDTEILAGVQAYDKH, from the coding sequence ATGTTCAAAAGGTTTCATTTCGTAACAATCGTTTTCAGTTTTGTCTCCATTTTTGCCGTTCAGGCTCAAAATGAAGGCAAACCAATTTCTTCCGAAGAATTTCAGAAAGAGCTGAATGAAGGATATGCTAATCCGGAGACTTCTCCGCTGGACAAGGAAGACCTGAAGGATTTTAAAGAATTGGAATTTTACGAAATAGATCCTGATTATGTGGTGCAGGCATCTTTTGTTCGAACCCCGATGGAATCACCGTTTACCATGAAAACCAGTACTGATAGGGAACCGGTTTATGTGAAATATGGAGAAGTTTATTTTACGCTGAAAGGGAAAGAATATCAGTTGAATGTTTACCAGGGCCTGGAATTGCAAAAAGATCCTGATTATTACGATTACCTGTTTTTGCCTTTTACTGATCTGACCAATGGGAGAACCACTTATGGAAATGGGCGATATCTGGATTTAAGAATTCCGGAATCTGATTCGATCGAGCTGGATTTCAACAAGGCCTACAACCCTTATTGTGCTTATAGCAGCAAGTATTCCTGCCCAATTCCTCCGGCGGAGAATGATCTGGATACAGAAATACTTGCTGGCGTACAAGCATATGATAAACACTAA
- a CDS encoding porin — protein sequence MKAITFSKLKYLFLFSLIMSTFTTSAQEEEEEEETPKFSLSGSVDAYFRTNFNGLNKSEVIVGGDQVSMTPAAPATSFANDPGFAFGMANLIAAYEGDKVGFVADLVFGPRGEDAVFLSAPANNIVNQLYVYYQVNDALRFTFGNFNTFLGYEVISPAANFNYSTSYMFSYGPFSHTGLKADFSFDENWTGMLAVMNPTDYTEFNPIGKYSFGAQLGYSNDSGSAYLNLLYGEQSLSDEALFQIDLTTGWNLTETFYLGLNTTYQDTDGTGFYGAAIYPQVSLSESFGLGLRAEYFKESEDGGFVYGDDTSTTAFTLTGNYTVGSLMIKPELRLDSVSEDVFLTDNLDMTDNLASFVLAAVYAF from the coding sequence ATGAAAGCAATTACTTTTTCAAAATTAAAATATTTATTCCTTTTCTCTCTCATTATGTCCACTTTTACTACTTCCGCACAAGAAGAAGAAGAGGAAGAGGAAACTCCGAAATTCAGCCTTAGCGGAAGTGTGGATGCTTATTTCCGTACAAATTTCAACGGTCTTAACAAATCTGAAGTGATCGTAGGCGGCGACCAGGTAAGCATGACACCGGCAGCTCCCGCCACTTCCTTTGCGAATGATCCGGGATTTGCCTTCGGAATGGCCAATTTGATTGCTGCCTACGAAGGTGACAAAGTTGGTTTCGTGGCCGATCTGGTATTCGGTCCGCGTGGGGAAGATGCCGTATTCCTTTCGGCTCCCGCCAATAATATCGTGAACCAGCTATATGTGTACTACCAGGTTAATGATGCGCTGCGATTCACCTTCGGTAATTTCAACACCTTCTTGGGTTATGAAGTGATCTCGCCGGCGGCAAACTTCAATTATTCCACCTCTTATATGTTTTCTTACGGGCCGTTCTCCCATACTGGTCTAAAAGCCGATTTCAGCTTTGATGAAAACTGGACAGGGATGTTGGCGGTTATGAACCCTACTGATTATACCGAATTCAACCCAATCGGGAAGTATTCTTTTGGGGCACAACTGGGCTACTCCAATGATTCAGGAAGTGCCTACTTAAACCTGCTATACGGCGAGCAAAGCCTGAGCGATGAAGCCCTGTTCCAGATCGACCTGACTACCGGGTGGAATCTTACGGAAACCTTTTATCTAGGATTGAATACCACCTACCAGGATACCGATGGAACCGGATTTTACGGAGCTGCGATCTATCCACAGGTAAGCCTTTCAGAAAGTTTTGGACTTGGTCTTCGTGCCGAATATTTTAAGGAATCTGAAGATGGTGGCTTTGTGTATGGTGATGACACCAGCACCACCGCTTTTACCCTTACCGGAAATTATACCGTAGGCTCCTTGATGATCAAACCAGAATTACGATTAGACAGCGTTTCTGAAGATGTTTTCCTTACAGATAACCTGGATATGACCGATAATCTGGCATCATTTGTTCTGGCCGCGGTCTATGCTTTCTAA